The Hypomesus transpacificus isolate Combined female chromosome 12, fHypTra1, whole genome shotgun sequence genome segment AGTCCTGCTTGGTCTTAAAGCTCCCCACAAACTTGGTGTGGTCTGGGGACCTGTTGAGAACAAAACGGTTATATCATTAATCCAAATAGTTTTATCAGTATGTAATGTATTAGGACATTTACTGATTCAAACAGTACTTCTAAACTACACAACCGATGTACAACATCAAATACCAACTACAATATTTTGCTCGGCTCACCCATAATCAACTTTCATATGTTGCCCATTGAAGAAAAAAACCGTTGATGGTATGTAGCTGATATCGAAATATCTTGTGTAGATCGGTGCTTTATCCACGTCCACAATATATATTGAAGCCATGTTACTCAGGTCGTGGGCTGTTTTTGACAGCTGTaaaataaagataatcaaaattaacaaaacttaaataaatacattttaattagCCAAAGTTAAGTTTGTATATAATTTTAAGGAGTGAATAGATTATTCCTAAATCTTAGTTAAAAATGTTCAAATTCCAAACATACAAAGTGGAGAGGATAAACTTATCCTAGGATTATTTGGCAATTAACTTAATAACGTCATTATACAGACAATTGGTCGGACAATAACATTTTCAGTAAAGGCCAGTGTACAACATGTGATTCATAGTAAGTCCAGGGAAAATTCCAGCAACCATGCAGTCAGCTAACGCAATGATGTTAACTACtaggctctgctactactcacAATTTCATCCAGCTGGAGGCAAACCGAGTCTTCATCTCTTCCAAACCGAAGAACCAAAACCTTTTCGGCAACACCCTTTATAACTTCGTCTATATCCTTTTTGCATGTCAATTTGGGCAAAAACAAACTCATTGTTAACTGTGAAATGAGacactgtttgtgtgcatgtaacCTGTTTAACACAAGGAAGTAACGTACTAACGCGTAGTGCAACACCACAATGAGCCCGTCATCATGATTGAAGTCCTAAAATGGCCCACCTATTTTCAAATGGTCTCGTAAATTAATATGTTTCTTAATATTCTGTGAAAATGTCATGTGCGTATTAGACCTACAAAAAACAGTAGTTTACGTTTTTATTTTACCTGGACACCAGTAGAGTGTAAACCGTTCCCCAATATATGGCAGTACGACCAAGTTCAATGTTGCACAGCTTTACAACGTGACCTTTCTCAGTCGAGAAGGCATGGATACAAAACTTAGGTCGTGTACACTAATCTTAGCGATTCAGTTGTCTGCACCAGCAAGCGTATTTAGTGTAGACTATGTAGGATTAAAATCTGGCGGATAGTGAGAAGTACATTGTATTCGACGATGGAAAACAAACGGGTATTGCTTCTTCTCAACCGGGACGTGACTTATTGGTGAGGCGACTAGAAACAACATTCGGTTAGAAAGAAGGAAACGATGAGGTCCCTCGGCCCGCAGCTTCTGCATAAACTCAGCAGACACTGCCGTCTTCTGGTACCAGAACTGGCCAAGACACATGTGATTCAACTGCTGAAATATCCCTGCACTGCTCCACTATG includes the following:
- the txnl4b gene encoding thioredoxin-like protein 4B: MSLFLPKLTCKKDIDEVIKGVAEKVLVLRFGRDEDSVCLQLDEILSKTAHDLSNMASIYIVDVDKAPIYTRYFDISYIPSTVFFFNGQHMKVDYGSPDHTKFVGSFKTKQDFIDLIEVIYRGAMRGKMIVQSPIDPQNIPKYDLLYHGI